The Pseudomonas azadiae genome includes a window with the following:
- a CDS encoding pseudouridine synthase, translated as MSTSGFTASQHQASTLYLPPGPWTTVLDCLCDHFPAIGREHWLDRIARGRVLDIHGSPIALDLAYKEGLCIHYFREVPNEKVIPVQESILYADEHLVVADKPHFLPVTPAGEYVEQTLLRRLIRRLDNPSLVPLHRIDRHTAGLVLFSANPASRSAYQQLFPTRRIDKFYEAIAPALPNLTFPLVHKSRLVDGEPFFRMQEGDGIANTETAVEVREKNSNLWRYGLFPVTGKKHQLRVHMTALGASICNDPFYPHVLKDAVDDYANPLKLLAQGVRFIDPVTGHARSFRSRITLDW; from the coding sequence ATGTCCACATCCGGTTTTACCGCGTCCCAGCATCAAGCCAGCACCTTGTACTTGCCGCCCGGCCCCTGGACGACGGTGCTCGATTGCCTGTGCGACCACTTCCCGGCGATTGGCCGGGAACACTGGCTGGACCGTATCGCCCGAGGCCGCGTGCTGGATATCCACGGCAGCCCGATTGCCCTGGACCTGGCCTATAAGGAAGGCCTGTGCATCCACTACTTCCGGGAAGTGCCGAACGAAAAGGTAATCCCGGTGCAAGAGAGCATCCTGTATGCCGACGAGCATCTGGTGGTCGCGGACAAACCGCACTTCCTGCCCGTGACGCCGGCCGGCGAGTACGTCGAACAGACTCTGCTGCGCCGCCTGATTCGTCGTCTGGACAATCCGTCGCTGGTGCCCTTGCATCGCATCGACCGGCATACGGCGGGGTTGGTGCTGTTCTCGGCCAACCCGGCCAGTCGTTCCGCGTATCAGCAACTGTTTCCCACGCGCAGGATCGATAAATTCTACGAAGCCATCGCACCGGCCCTGCCGAACCTGACGTTCCCCCTGGTGCACAAAAGCCGCCTGGTCGATGGCGAACCGTTTTTTCGCATGCAGGAAGGCGACGGTATCGCCAACACTGAAACGGCCGTGGAGGTGCGAGAAAAGAACAGCAACCTGTGGCGCTACGGCTTGTTTCCGGTGACGGGCAAGAAACACCAGTTGCGCGTGCACATGACCGCCCTTGGCGCGAGTATCTGCAACGACCCGTTCTACCCGCACGTGCTCAAGGACGCCGTGGACGACTACGCCAACCCGCTGAAACTGCTGGCTCAGGGCGTGCGATTCATCGACCCGGTCACAGGTCACGCGCGTAGCTTTCGCAGCCGGATCACCCTCGACTGGTAA
- a CDS encoding YgdI/YgdR family lipoprotein, whose translation MTQRTIAALMLALGIATLAGCASPTVITLNDGREIQAVDTPKYDEDSGFYEFEQLDGKHTRINKDQVRTVKDL comes from the coding sequence ATGACTCAACGGACCATCGCCGCTCTCATGCTTGCACTGGGCATCGCCACCCTCGCCGGTTGCGCCTCGCCGACAGTGATCACCCTGAATGACGGTCGCGAAATCCAGGCCGTCGACACCCCGAAATACGATGAAGATTCGGGTTTCTACGAATTCGAACAGCTTGATGGCAAGCACACCCGCATCAACAAAGACCAGGTACGCACCGTTAAAGACCTGTAG
- the mobA gene encoding molybdenum cofactor guanylyltransferase MobA, which produces MPIDSSPLPCSVLLLSGGRGQRMGGQDKGLLEWRDQPLIAHLQRLVRPLTDDLIISCNRNLQLYAAYADRLVNDDSPDFPGPLAGIRAGLAVARHGHLLIVPCDVPHLDARLIADLRQTAQRNPLLPVMVRHGEFWEPLICIIPTALRDAVDSAWHAGERSPRKLFLQLGGVGLECPADDPRLANLNTPALLQTHSGVSE; this is translated from the coding sequence ATGCCTATCGATTCGTCCCCCCTGCCCTGTTCGGTCCTGCTGCTGTCCGGTGGCCGCGGCCAACGCATGGGCGGCCAGGACAAAGGCTTGCTGGAATGGCGCGACCAGCCCTTGATTGCGCATTTGCAGCGCCTGGTGCGACCGCTCACGGATGACCTGATCATCTCCTGCAACCGCAACCTGCAACTGTACGCGGCGTATGCCGACCGGTTGGTGAATGACGACAGCCCGGACTTTCCCGGCCCGCTCGCCGGTATCCGCGCAGGACTCGCGGTCGCGCGCCATGGGCACCTGCTGATCGTGCCGTGCGACGTGCCGCATCTCGATGCCCGACTGATCGCCGACCTGCGTCAGACGGCACAGCGCAACCCGCTGCTGCCAGTGATGGTGCGCCACGGCGAATTCTGGGAACCGCTGATCTGCATCATTCCGACCGCCTTGCGCGACGCGGTGGACAGCGCCTGGCACGCCGGCGAACGCAGCCCGCGCAAGCTCTTCCTGCAACTGGGCGGCGTGGGCCTTGAGTGCCCGGCGGATGACCCGCGCCTGGCCAACCTGAACACCCCGGCGCTGTTACAGACGCACTCGGGCGTGTCAGAATGA
- the moaB gene encoding molybdenum cofactor biosynthesis protein B, producing MNAKADAPFVPLNIAVLTVSDTRTLETDTSGQVFVDRLTAAGHRLAERVLLKDDLYKIRAQVAHWIAEDVVQVVLITGGTGFTGRDSTPEAVSCLLDKQVDGFGELFRQISVADIGTSTVQSRALAGLANGTLVCCLPGSTNAVRTGWDGILAEQLDNRHRPCNFVPHLKQAEPCESRG from the coding sequence ATGAACGCCAAGGCAGATGCGCCCTTCGTACCCCTGAATATTGCCGTATTGACCGTCAGCGACACCCGTACCCTGGAAACCGATACGTCCGGCCAGGTCTTCGTCGACCGCCTGACCGCCGCCGGCCACAGGCTGGCCGAGCGCGTGCTGCTCAAGGACGACCTCTACAAGATCCGCGCCCAGGTCGCCCACTGGATCGCCGAAGACGTGGTGCAGGTGGTGTTGATCACCGGCGGCACCGGTTTCACTGGTCGTGACAGCACGCCTGAAGCCGTGAGTTGCCTGCTGGACAAACAGGTCGACGGGTTTGGCGAGCTGTTCCGCCAGATTTCCGTGGCCGATATCGGCACCTCCACCGTGCAATCCCGCGCCCTGGCCGGCCTGGCCAACGGGACCCTGGTGTGCTGCCTGCCAGGTTCCACCAATGCGGTGCGCACCGGGTGGGATGGCATCCTCGCCGAGCAGTTGGACAACCGCCACCGCCCGTGCAACTTCGTGCCGCACCTCAAACAGGCCGAGCCTTGTGAATCCCGTGGGTAA
- a CDS encoding molybdopterin molybdotransferase MoeA: protein MNPVGKPGKSGALMPVEDALGQLLAMAAAAPIRDRETLALADCDGRVLAQDLISTLDLPPWPNSAMDGYALRLSDWTGEPLEVSQRIFAGAVPLPLAAGTCARIFTGAPVPEGADCVQMQENTVVHADERVGFTEPLRAGQNIRPQGQETTVGECVLSAGTRLGPIELGLAASLGRDRLEVIRRPRVAVLSTGDELIEPGLPLGPGQIYNSNRRVLCTWLTRMGCEVIDAGILPDDLEHTRTRLSELRSVDLILSTGGVSVGEADFLGIALREEGELALWKLAIKPGKPLTFGHFRGVPVIGLPGNPASTLVTFALLARPYLLRRQGVQEVEPLRFEVPVGFTWPKPGNRREYLRGRIEQGKAIIYRNQSSGVLRSAAWAEGFVEVLEGTTLEVGDRVHFIPLSEVFN, encoded by the coding sequence GTGAATCCCGTGGGTAAGCCGGGCAAGAGCGGCGCGCTGATGCCGGTCGAAGACGCATTGGGGCAACTGCTGGCCATGGCCGCAGCCGCGCCGATCCGCGACCGGGAAACCCTGGCGCTGGCCGATTGCGACGGTCGCGTCCTGGCGCAAGACCTGATCTCCACCCTCGACCTGCCACCCTGGCCGAACAGCGCCATGGACGGTTACGCCCTGCGCCTGTCGGACTGGACCGGTGAACCGCTGGAGGTCAGCCAGCGCATCTTCGCAGGCGCCGTACCGCTGCCATTGGCCGCAGGCACCTGCGCGCGCATCTTCACCGGCGCGCCAGTGCCCGAAGGCGCCGACTGTGTGCAAATGCAGGAAAACACGGTGGTCCATGCTGATGAACGCGTGGGCTTTACCGAGCCGTTGCGGGCGGGCCAGAACATACGTCCCCAGGGCCAGGAAACCACCGTCGGCGAATGTGTCTTGTCGGCCGGCACGCGCCTGGGCCCGATCGAACTGGGCCTCGCCGCTTCACTTGGCCGTGACCGCCTGGAGGTGATCCGCCGCCCACGCGTGGCGGTGCTGTCTACTGGCGACGAGTTGATCGAGCCGGGCTTGCCGCTGGGCCCCGGCCAGATCTACAACAGCAACCGACGGGTGCTGTGTACATGGCTCACGCGCATGGGCTGCGAAGTGATCGATGCCGGCATCCTGCCCGATGACCTGGAACACACCCGCACGCGCCTGTCCGAACTGCGCAGCGTCGACCTGATCCTGTCGACCGGTGGTGTGTCGGTGGGCGAGGCGGATTTTCTCGGTATCGCCCTGCGTGAGGAAGGTGAGCTGGCCCTGTGGAAACTGGCGATCAAGCCGGGCAAGCCGCTGACCTTCGGGCATTTCCGTGGCGTGCCGGTGATCGGCCTGCCGGGCAATCCGGCGTCGACCCTGGTGACGTTCGCCCTGCTGGCACGCCCTTATCTGCTGCGTCGCCAAGGCGTGCAAGAGGTCGAGCCACTGCGCTTTGAAGTGCCGGTGGGGTTCACCTGGCCCAAGCCGGGCAACCGCCGCGAATACCTGCGCGGACGCATCGAGCAGGGCAAGGCGATCATCTACCGCAACCAGAGTTCCGGCGTGCTGAGAAGTGCAGCGTGGGCGGAGGGGTTTGTGGAAGTGTTGGAAGGCACGACCTTGGAGGTTGGCGACCGGGTCCACTTCATTCCCCTGAGTGAAGTATTCAACTAA
- a CDS encoding EscU/YscU/HrcU family type III secretion system export apparatus switch protein — protein sequence MNNGNPPRQAIALKYDGQQAPTLTAKGDDALAEAILKLARENEVPIYENAELVKLLARMELGDSIPEELYRTIAEIIAFAWTLKGKFPVGYDPHAAPVERDVTERGDDY from the coding sequence ATGAACAACGGCAACCCACCCCGCCAGGCGATTGCGCTTAAATACGATGGACAACAAGCCCCGACCCTGACGGCCAAGGGCGATGACGCCCTGGCCGAAGCGATCCTGAAGCTGGCGCGGGAAAACGAAGTGCCCATCTATGAAAACGCCGAGCTGGTGAAGCTGCTGGCGCGCATGGAACTGGGCGACAGCATCCCGGAAGAGCTGTACCGCACGATTGCCGAGATCATCGCGTTTGCGTGGACGCTGAAGGGCAAGTTCCCGGTGGGGTATGACCCACACGCCGCGCCGGTCGAGCGCGACGTGACCGAACGTGGGGATGATTACTGA
- the fliK gene encoding flagellar hook-length control protein FliK — translation MTGEINLPTLAPTPAAGQTPAPAAGALLKLLEPQIGLIDPGKTANAEVIALKQGGEAFQLLLKLTLEGGRQTLVQASSAQPLPLGSNVAVSQTPAGNLTLSLQQALSANVAALTRIDTAKIPEGTLLQAKVLTTQMLPQGTAQPAIYRSLVTVLNNALAGATLTVESPQPLRVGSLLSAVVQNAQTLNFVPLSGLKDQLAITQQLSTQQSRQGSLDAVFTALQNLPRGDSTSAELRGAADRLLAALPDLAQVSNPKVLAQVIQNSGAFLEAKLLAGQNPQIPPLDMKGALLRLVADLAPALPASTNLNAILAANTLAQVLPNFVRSPLNTLGQVSARQAPVSFPLPERLMGKLEGEGDLENLLRLAAGAISRLQSHQLSSLEQTGTTADGRLQTTWQLEIPMRTLQDIVPLQVKFQREEPAPEKDQPERKEKKDAKQMLWRVELAFDMEPLGPLQVQAQLSQGKLSSQLWATRPFTASLIESHLGSLRERLVTSGLNVGDLDCHLGTPPRGPKTGLEQRWVDETA, via the coding sequence ATGACCGGTGAAATCAACCTTCCTACGCTTGCTCCCACGCCGGCCGCCGGGCAAACGCCCGCGCCTGCGGCAGGCGCCTTGCTGAAATTGCTGGAGCCGCAGATCGGCTTGATTGACCCCGGGAAAACCGCGAATGCCGAAGTCATCGCCCTCAAGCAAGGCGGTGAAGCTTTTCAGTTGCTGCTCAAGCTGACCCTGGAAGGCGGCCGCCAGACCCTGGTGCAGGCCAGCAGCGCCCAACCCTTGCCGCTGGGCAGTAACGTGGCGGTGAGCCAGACGCCCGCCGGCAACCTGACCCTAAGCCTGCAACAGGCGTTGAGCGCGAATGTGGCGGCCCTCACGCGCATCGATACCGCCAAGATACCGGAAGGCACTCTGCTGCAAGCCAAGGTGCTGACCACCCAAATGCTGCCCCAGGGCACCGCGCAACCGGCGATCTACCGGTCGCTGGTGACGGTACTCAATAACGCCCTGGCCGGTGCGACGCTGACGGTGGAAAGCCCGCAGCCCTTGCGCGTGGGCAGTTTGCTCAGTGCCGTGGTGCAGAACGCGCAGACCCTGAATTTCGTGCCGTTGAGCGGGCTCAAGGATCAGTTGGCTATCACCCAGCAACTCTCCACCCAGCAAAGTCGCCAAGGCTCGCTGGACGCGGTGTTCACCGCCCTGCAGAACCTGCCGCGCGGCGACAGCACCTCCGCTGAACTGCGCGGCGCTGCCGACCGCTTACTGGCGGCGTTGCCGGACCTGGCACAGGTGAGCAACCCCAAGGTGCTGGCTCAGGTAATCCAGAACAGCGGGGCCTTCCTGGAGGCCAAATTGCTGGCCGGGCAAAATCCGCAAATACCGCCGCTGGACATGAAAGGCGCCTTGTTGCGCCTGGTCGCCGATCTGGCGCCCGCCCTGCCCGCCAGCACCAACCTGAATGCCATTCTCGCCGCCAACACGCTGGCTCAGGTGCTGCCCAATTTTGTCCGCAGCCCCCTCAATACCCTTGGCCAAGTCAGCGCACGGCAGGCGCCGGTCAGCTTCCCGCTGCCCGAGCGGCTGATGGGCAAGCTGGAAGGCGAAGGCGACCTGGAAAACCTGCTGCGCCTGGCCGCCGGGGCGATCTCCCGGTTACAGAGCCATCAGTTATCGAGCCTGGAGCAGACCGGCACCACCGCCGACGGCCGCCTGCAAACCACTTGGCAACTGGAAATCCCCATGCGCACCCTGCAGGACATCGTTCCCTTGCAGGTCAAGTTCCAGCGCGAAGAACCCGCGCCGGAGAAGGACCAGCCCGAACGCAAAGAAAAGAAAGACGCCAAGCAGATGCTCTGGCGTGTCGAACTGGCCTTCGACATGGAGCCGCTGGGACCGTTGCAGGTCCAGGCGCAACTGAGCCAGGGCAAACTGTCCAGCCAGCTGTGGGCCACTCGGCCGTTCACCGCCAGCTTGATCGAAAGCCACTTGGGCAGCCTGCGCGAACGCCTGGTGACATCGGGCCTCAACGTCGGCGATCTCGACTGCCACCTCGGCACCCCGCCACGCGGGCCAAAAACCGGGTTGGAGCAACGCTGGGTGGATGAAACGGCATGA
- the ccmA gene encoding cytochrome c biogenesis heme-transporting ATPase CcmA → MTSPLLEAVALSCERDLRLLFEHLELRLAGGDMVQVSGPNGSGKTSLLRLLAGLMQPTAGEVRLNGKPLDQQRTALARNLVWIGHAAGIKDVLTAEENLSWLGALHHRASREAIWQALAAVGLKGFEDVPCHTLSAGQQRRVALARLYLPGPSLWILDEPFTALDKHGVAQLEEHLARHCEQGGLVVLTTHHTLARVPAGYRDLDLGRWSP, encoded by the coding sequence TTGACCAGCCCTCTTCTTGAAGCCGTAGCGCTCTCCTGTGAACGCGACCTGCGCCTGCTGTTCGAGCACCTCGAGCTGCGCCTGGCGGGCGGCGACATGGTGCAGGTCAGCGGCCCCAACGGCAGCGGCAAGACCAGTTTGCTGCGCCTGCTGGCCGGGTTGATGCAGCCGACGGCCGGTGAGGTTCGACTCAACGGCAAGCCCCTCGACCAACAGCGCACCGCACTGGCGCGCAACCTTGTATGGATCGGCCACGCCGCCGGTATCAAGGACGTGCTCACCGCCGAAGAAAACCTCAGTTGGCTCGGCGCCCTGCATCATCGCGCTTCCCGTGAAGCCATCTGGCAGGCCCTCGCCGCCGTCGGCCTCAAGGGCTTCGAAGACGTTCCCTGCCATACCCTGTCCGCCGGCCAACAGCGCCGCGTAGCCCTGGCGCGCTTATACCTGCCGGGTCCGTCGTTGTGGATTCTCGACGAACCTTTCACTGCGCTCGACAAGCACGGCGTCGCCCAGTTGGAAGAGCACCTGGCCCGGCACTGCGAGCAGGGCGGCCTGGTGGTGCTCACCACGCATCACACACTGGCGCGCGTGCCCGCCGGTTACCGTGACCTGGACCTGGGACGGTGGTCGCCATGA
- the ccmB gene encoding heme exporter protein CcmB: MSVFGLLVAREARLLCRRPAELANPLVFFAIVIALFPLAVGPETKLLQTLSPGLVWVAALLSVLLSLDGLFRSDFEDGSLEQWVLSPHPLPLLVLAKVLAHWAFSGLALVLLSPLLAMMLGLPTECLPVLLLSLLLGTPTLSLLGAVGAALTVGLKRGGLLLALLILPLYIPVLILGSGALQAALMGMPATGYLLWLGSLTALAVTLTPFAIAAGLKISVGE; the protein is encoded by the coding sequence ATGAGTGTGTTCGGTCTGTTGGTCGCCCGTGAAGCACGCCTGTTGTGTCGTCGCCCGGCCGAGTTGGCCAACCCGCTGGTATTCTTTGCCATTGTGATCGCGTTGTTCCCGTTGGCGGTCGGCCCGGAGACTAAACTGTTGCAAACCTTGTCCCCGGGACTGGTGTGGGTCGCCGCGCTTTTATCGGTGCTGCTCTCGCTGGACGGGCTGTTTCGCAGCGATTTCGAAGACGGTTCCCTCGAACAGTGGGTCCTTTCGCCGCACCCGCTGCCACTTCTGGTACTGGCCAAGGTACTGGCACACTGGGCTTTTTCCGGACTGGCGCTGGTGCTGCTCTCACCGTTGCTGGCGATGATGCTAGGGTTGCCCACCGAGTGCCTGCCGGTGTTGCTCCTGTCTTTATTGCTCGGCACGCCAACCCTGAGCCTGTTGGGCGCGGTGGGTGCGGCATTGACCGTGGGCTTGAAGCGCGGTGGCCTGCTGCTGGCCCTGCTGATCTTGCCTTTGTATATCCCGGTGTTGATCCTGGGCAGCGGCGCTTTGCAAGCCGCGCTCATGGGCATGCCGGCGACCGGTTATCTCTTGTGGCTTGGCAGCCTGACCGCCCTGGCGGTAACCCTGACACCCTTTGCTATAGCGGCCGGCCTGAAGATCAGCGTCGGCGAATAA
- a CDS encoding heme ABC transporter permease, protein MNWTWFHKLGSPKWFYGISGKLLPWLSVAAMLLIGIGLVWGLAFAPPDYQQGNSFRIIYIHVPAAMLAQSCYVMLAVCGIVGLVWKMKLADVALQCAAPIGAWMTAVALVTGAIWGKPTWGSWWVWDARLTSMLILLFLYFGLIALGNAISNRDSAAKACAVLAIVGVINIPIIKYSVEWWNTLHQGATFTLTEKPAMPVEMWAPLLLMVLGFYCFFGAVLLMRMRLEVLKREARASWVKAEVQNSLEAHA, encoded by the coding sequence ATGAACTGGACCTGGTTTCACAAGCTCGGCTCGCCCAAATGGTTCTATGGCATCAGCGGCAAGCTGCTGCCGTGGTTGAGTGTCGCCGCGATGTTACTGATCGGCATCGGCCTGGTCTGGGGCCTGGCCTTCGCGCCGCCGGACTACCAGCAAGGCAACAGCTTTCGCATCATCTATATCCACGTGCCCGCCGCGATGCTGGCGCAGTCCTGCTACGTGATGCTGGCGGTGTGCGGCATCGTCGGCCTGGTCTGGAAGATGAAGCTTGCGGACGTCGCCCTGCAGTGCGCCGCGCCCATCGGTGCGTGGATGACTGCCGTGGCGCTGGTCACCGGTGCGATCTGGGGCAAGCCCACCTGGGGGTCGTGGTGGGTGTGGGATGCGCGACTAACGTCCATGTTGATCCTGCTGTTCCTGTACTTCGGTCTGATTGCCCTGGGCAACGCAATCAGCAATCGTGACAGCGCCGCCAAGGCCTGTGCGGTGCTGGCGATTGTCGGCGTCATCAACATCCCGATCATCAAGTACTCGGTGGAGTGGTGGAACACCCTGCACCAGGGCGCCACCTTCACCCTCACCGAAAAACCGGCGATGCCCGTGGAGATGTGGGCGCCGCTGCTGCTGATGGTGCTGGGGTTCTATTGCTTCTTCGGCGCGGTGCTGCTGATGCGCATGCGCCTTGAAGTGCTCAAGCGCGAAGCCCGGGCCAGTTGGGTCAAGGCCGAAGTGCAAAACAGCCTGGAGGCGCACGCATGA
- the ccmD gene encoding heme exporter protein CcmD yields the protein MSFASFSEFIAMGHHGLYVWTAYGICLAVLALNVAAPILARKRYLQQEARRLRRETEK from the coding sequence ATGAGTTTTGCGTCTTTCAGTGAATTTATCGCCATGGGCCATCACGGCCTGTATGTCTGGACGGCCTATGGCATCTGCCTGGCGGTGCTGGCCCTCAACGTCGCCGCGCCGATCCTGGCCCGCAAGCGTTACCTGCAACAAGAGGCGCGTCGTCTGCGCCGGGAGACTGAAAAGTGA
- the ccmE gene encoding cytochrome c maturation protein CcmE, producing MNPLRRKRLLIILAILAGVGIAVALALSALQQNINLFYTPTQIANGEAPVDTRIRAGGMVEKGSLKRSGDSLDVTFVVTDFSRSVTITYRGILPDLFREGQGIVALGKLNADGVVVADEVLAKHDEKYMPPEVTKALKDSGQSAPTPAKEG from the coding sequence GTGAATCCGCTGCGTAGAAAGCGTCTGTTGATCATCCTTGCCATCCTGGCCGGCGTCGGCATCGCCGTGGCCCTGGCCTTGAGCGCCTTGCAGCAGAACATCAACCTGTTCTACACCCCGACCCAGATCGCTAACGGCGAAGCGCCCGTCGATACGCGCATCCGCGCCGGCGGCATGGTGGAGAAGGGCTCCTTGAAGCGTTCCGGCGATTCCCTGGACGTGACCTTCGTGGTCACCGACTTCAGCAGATCCGTGACCATCACCTACCGCGGCATCCTCCCGGACCTGTTCCGCGAAGGCCAGGGCATCGTCGCCCTGGGCAAGCTCAACGCCGACGGCGTGGTGGTGGCCGACGAGGTCCTGGCCAAGCACGATGAAAAATACATGCCGCCGGAAGTGACCAAGGCGCTCAAAGACAGCGGCCAATCGGCTCCCACCCCTGCGAAGGAGGGCTAA
- a CDS encoding heme lyase CcmF/NrfE family subunit, with amino-acid sequence MTSALFIPELGQLAMILALCFAMVQAVVPLLGAWRGDRLWMSLAQPAAWGQFAFLLFAFGCLTYAFMTDDFSVAYVANNSNSALPWYYKFSAVWGAHEGSLLLWALILGGWTFAVSVFSRQLPQVMLARVLAVMGMISIGFLLFLIMTSNPFSRILPQIPVDGHDLNPLLQDIGLIVHPPMLYMGYVGFSVAFAFAIAALLGGRLDAAWARWSRPWTIVAWAFLGIGITLGSWWAYYELGWGGWWFWDPVENASFMPWLVGTALIHSLAVTEKRGVFKSWTVLLAIAAFSLSLLGTFLVRSGVLTSVHAFASDPARGVFILIFLLFVVGGSLTLFALRAPVVKSQVGFNLWSRETLLLGNNLVLVVAASMILLGTLYPLVLDALSGAKLSVGPPYFNALFIPLMGLLMVVMAVGMLVRWKDTPVKWLAGMLMPVLLGSVALAVIAGVAYGDFNWAVLATFLLAAWVLLAGVRDIFDKTRHKGLLKGLPTLTRSYWGMQIAHIGIAVCALGVVLSSQNSAERDLRLAPGESMDLGGYQFIFEGAKHFEGPNFTSDKGTVRVVRNGKEIAVLHPEKRLYTVQSSMMTEAGIDAGFTRDLYVALGEPLGEGAWAVRVHVKPFVRWIWFGGLLTGVGGLLAALDRRYRVKVKSRVREALGMQGAAV; translated from the coding sequence ATGACGTCCGCATTGTTCATTCCGGAACTGGGCCAGTTGGCGATGATCCTCGCCCTGTGCTTTGCCATGGTCCAGGCCGTGGTGCCGTTGCTCGGCGCCTGGCGCGGCGACCGCCTGTGGATGAGCCTGGCGCAGCCGGCCGCCTGGGGCCAGTTCGCCTTCCTGTTGTTCGCGTTCGGTTGCCTGACCTACGCCTTCATGACCGACGACTTTTCCGTCGCCTATGTCGCCAATAACTCCAACAGCGCCTTGCCGTGGTACTACAAGTTCAGCGCCGTGTGGGGCGCCCACGAAGGCTCGTTGCTGCTATGGGCGCTGATCCTCGGCGGCTGGACCTTCGCCGTGTCGGTGTTCTCGCGGCAGCTGCCGCAAGTCATGCTGGCGCGGGTGCTGGCGGTGATGGGCATGATCAGCATCGGCTTCCTGCTGTTCCTGATCATGACCTCCAACCCGTTCAGCCGCATCCTGCCGCAGATCCCGGTGGACGGTCACGACCTCAACCCGCTGCTGCAGGACATCGGCCTGATCGTGCACCCGCCGATGCTCTACATGGGCTACGTGGGGTTCTCGGTGGCGTTCGCCTTTGCCATCGCCGCCTTGCTCGGCGGGCGCCTGGATGCGGCCTGGGCGCGCTGGTCGCGGCCGTGGACCATCGTCGCCTGGGCATTCCTCGGCATTGGCATTACCTTGGGCTCGTGGTGGGCCTACTACGAACTCGGCTGGGGCGGCTGGTGGTTCTGGGACCCGGTGGAAAACGCCTCCTTCATGCCCTGGCTGGTCGGCACCGCCTTGATTCACTCGCTGGCCGTCACCGAAAAGCGCGGCGTGTTCAAGAGCTGGACCGTGCTGCTGGCCATCGCCGCGTTTTCCCTCAGCCTGCTCGGCACTTTCCTCGTGCGCTCGGGCGTGCTGACGTCGGTGCATGCCTTTGCGTCTGACCCGGCGCGCGGCGTGTTCATCCTGATCTTCCTGCTGTTTGTGGTCGGCGGTTCCCTTACCTTGTTCGCGTTGCGTGCGCCGGTGGTCAAGAGCCAGGTCGGCTTCAACCTGTGGTCGCGGGAAACCCTGCTGCTGGGCAACAACCTGGTGCTGGTGGTGGCGGCGTCGATGATCCTGCTCGGTACCCTGTATCCGCTGGTGCTGGATGCCTTGAGCGGCGCTAAATTGTCGGTCGGCCCGCCGTACTTCAACGCGCTGTTTATTCCGTTGATGGGCCTGTTGATGGTGGTGATGGCCGTCGGCATGCTGGTGCGCTGGAAAGACACCCCGGTCAAATGGCTGGCAGGCATGCTGATGCCGGTATTGCTGGGCAGTGTAGCCCTGGCGGTGATCGCAGGTGTAGCGTATGGCGACTTCAACTGGGCGGTGCTTGCGACCTTCCTGCTTGCTGCGTGGGTGTTGCTGGCGGGCGTGCGCGACATTTTCGACAAGACCCGTCACAAAGGCCTGCTCAAAGGTCTGCCGACTTTGACCCGCAGTTACTGGGGCATGCAGATCGCCCATATCGGCATCGCCGTGTGCGCCCTGGGCGTGGTGCTTTCCAGCCAGAACAGTGCCGAGCGCGACCTGCGCCTGGCGCCGGGTGAGTCCATGGACCTGGGCGGTTATCAGTTCATTTTTGAAGGTGCCAAGCACTTTGAAGGCCCTAACTTCACGTCAGACAAAGGCACCGTGCGCGTCGTGCGCAATGGCAAGGAAATCGCCGTGCTGCACCCGGAAAAACGCCTGTACACCGTGCAGAGCTCGATGATGACTGAAGCGGGGATCGACGCCGGCTTCACCCGTGACCTCTACGTGGCCTTGGGTGAACCCCTGGGCGAGGGCGCATGGGCAGTGCGGGTGCATGTGAAGCCGTTCGTGCGCTGGATCTGGTTCGGCGGTTTGCTCACAGGCGTCGGTGGTTTGCTCGCGGCGTTGGACCGGCGTTATCGGGTCAAGGTCAAGAGCCGGGTGCGTGAAGCCCTCGGCATGCAAGGAGCGGCGGTATGA